DNA from Kitasatospora herbaricolor:
AGGTGCGGGTGCAGGGCCGGCCGGTCGCCGGGATCAGCGACCAGGTCGGGTTCGTCTTCCAGCAGGACGCGGTCTTCCCCTGGCGCACCGTCCTGTCGAACGTGATGGCCGGCCCGCGCTTCCGCGGGGTGCCCGTCGCCGAGGCCCGCGAGCGGGCCCGCGACTGGCTGGCCCGGGTGGGCCTGGCCGCCTTCGAGGACCGCTACCCGCACCAGCTGTCCGGCGGCATGCGCAAGCGCGTCGCGCTCGCCCAGACCTTCGTCAACGACCCGAAGATCCTGCTGATGGACGAGCCGTTCTCGGCGCTGGACGTGCAGACCCGGGCGCTGATGTCGGACCAGCTGCTCGACCTGTGGGCGGGCACCGGCTCCTCGGTCGTCTTCGTCACCCACGACCTGGACGAGGCGATCGCGCTGGCCGACCGGGTGGTCGTCATGACGGCCGGCCCGGCCACGGTCAAGGAGGTCTTCACCGTCGACCTGCCGCGGCCCCGCACGGTCGAGGCCGTCCGGCTGGAGCCCCGGTTCATCGAGATCTACCGCGAAATCTGGGCGTCCCTCGGCGAAGAGGTCCGCATCACCCGGGAGAGAGGAGCGGGCAATGCCGCTTGACAGTACGTTGGACACCGGGGCGCCCGCCGCCCCCGCCCCGGCGCCGCCGGCCACCCGCACCGAGGCCCGCGAACGGGCCGCCCGCCACCGGAGGTTCACCGTCCTCGGGGCCCGGGTGCTGGTGCTGGCGCTCTTCCTGGGGCTCTGGGAGGTCTGCGCCCGCACCGAGGTGGTCGACCCGTTCAACTTCTCCCAGCCGTCCCGGATCTGGAGCCAGATCTGGCAGTGGATCACCCACGGCACCGCCCAGGGCTCGCTCGGCGAGCAGATCGCCTACACCCTGTACGAGGCCCTGACCGGCTGGGTCATCGGTGTCGTCGGCGGGGTGCTGCTGGGCATCGCGCTCGGCCGGATCCGCTTCCTGGCGGACGTCCTCGGCCCGTACATCAAGGTGCTCAACGCGATCCCCAGGATCGTGCTCGCGCCGATCTTCCTGATCTGGTTCGGGCTCGGCCCGGCCTCCAAGGTGGCCTCGGCCGTCGTCCTGGTCTTCTTCCCGGTCTTCTTCAACGCCTTCCAGGGCGCCCGTGAGGTGGACCGCAACCTGGTCGCGAACGCCCGGATCCTGGGCGCCGACAACCGCAGGGTCACCCTGCAGGTGGTCATCCCCGCCGCCACCACCTGGATCTTCACCAGCCTGCACGTCAGCTTCGGCTTCGCGCTGATCGGCGCCATCGTCGGCGAGTACATCGGCGCCACCAAGGGGCTCGGCCTGCTGGTCGCCGCCGCCCAGGGCACCTTCAACGCGGCCGGCGTGTACGCGGCCATGACCATCCTCGCGGTGGTCGCGCTGCTCACCGAGGGCGTGCTCACCTTCGCCGAGAAACGGCTGTTCCGCTGGAAGCCGGCCGACGCCGGCGACGGCCGCTGACCCGGCGCCCACCCGTCCCGCCCTGCCCTCCCCTCGTCCGCAGAAGCAGAAAGAGGCCCCCACCTCATGCGCAGAACCGCCGTAGCCGCCGTCGCCGCCGTGCTGCTCGCCTCCCTCACCGCCTGTGCCAACGACGCCGCCTCCACCTCGCACAGCGGCGCCGCCCCGGCCGGCCAGTCCGTCGACGGGCCCAAGGTCAAGATCATGGTCGGTGGCCTGGACAAGGTCATCTACCTGCCCGCCATGCTCACCCAGCGCCTCGGGTACTTCGCCGAGGCCGGCGTCAACGTCGAGCTGATGAGCGAGCCCGCGGGCGTCAACGCCACCACCGCCCTGCTGGCCGGGGACGTCCAGGGCGCGGTCGGCTTCTACGACCACACCATCGACCTCCAGGCCAAGGGCAAGTCCGTCGAGTCGGTGGTGCAGTTCTCGCAGGCGCCGGGCGAGGTCGAGGTGGTCTCCAGCAAGCAGGCGGACGCCGTGAAGTCCGGCGCCGACTTCAAGGGCAAGAAGCTCGGCGTCACCAGCCTCGGCTCCTCCACCGACTTCCTCACCAAGTACCTGGCCGTCAAGAACGGCGTGCCCGTCAGCGAGTTCAGCCCGATCGCGGTCGGGGCCGGCCAGACCTTCATCGCCGCCCTCCAGCAGGGCAGCATCGACGCCGGCATGACCACCGACCCGACCGTCGCCAACATCCTCGCCAAGGACCTCGGCAAGGTGCTGTACGACATGCGCACCCCGGAGGGCTCCCGGGCCGCGCTGGGCGGGCTCTACCCCTCGTCCTCGCTGTACATGAACACCGACTGGGTCGAGAAGAACAAGGACACCACCCAGAAGCTCGCCAACGCCTTCGTGAAGACGCTGAAGTGGATGTCCACCCACTCGCCCGAGGAGATCGCCGCCAAGATGCCGGCCGACTACGGCCAGGGCGGGGCCGACCAGTACGCGGCCGCGATCAAGGCGACCCTGCCGATGTTCACCACGGACGGGGTGATGCCCGCGGGCGGCCCGAAGACGGTGCTCGCGGTGCTCGCCGCCTTCCACCCGGACGTCCAGGGCAAGGAGTCCTCGATCGACCTCGCCAAGACCTACACCACCGAGTTCGTCAGCAAGGCCGCGGCCGGCTGACCCGCCCGGCGGGCCCCGCACCGGGGCCCGCCGGCACCCGGGGTGCGACGCGGCCGCCAGGCCGCCCCCCTCGTCGCGCCGCCGGGTCGCGGCCCCGCACCTCCCGGACAGCGGGTGCGGGGCCGCCGCAGTACCACCGCCGCCACGGCCGGCCGCATCACCCGCGGCCGGTCGTCAGAGCTCCCGCAGCGCCCTCGCGCCCACCGGTCGTCAGAGCTCCCGCAGCGCCGTCACGTCCATCCGGGCCGGCCTCGCCGCCGCCTTGCCGCAGCTCTCCGGACGCGGCGGCTCACTCGCCCCCTGGGTGACCTCGGCCTCCCAGCCCCGGCCGTCCGCGTGCCGCACCCCGACCAGCCAGCGGCCCTCGCCGGCCGGCCGCTGGGCCAGCGTCAGCACGTCCACCCTGGTCTCCCCGGTCAGCTCCCGCACCGCGTGCTCGGCCGCCTGGCCCGGGCGGTCCCAGCCCGAACAGCCCCGCGACCACTCCGGCACCATGTGCCCCGCGGCCGTCGCCGCCAGTACCTCCTTGGCACTCTCCGCCGTCAGCCGCCCGTACGCGTACCCGTACGGCAGCACCAGCATGGTGGGGGAGAAGCGGTGCCCGCCCAGGTGCGTGACCTCCCAGACCTCGCTGTGCCCGGCCGCCGCCAGGTCCGCCGCCAGCGGCCGCCCGAGCAGCGCGCAGCAGCGGTCCCGCCGGCCGTTGGTGCACACCAGGGCCAGCGGCCCGCCCACGTGCTCCGTGCCGAAACCCCGGTGGTCGCCCGTTCCGAGCCCGCCGAAGTCCAGGGCCAGCAGCTCGGCCGGATCCGCCAGCGAGGTCCGTCGCACCCAGGAGCGGCCCGGCACGGTGTGCGCGACCACCACCTCGCGCCGGGCGTCCGGCAGGCAGTCCGCGTGCCGCCCCGGCCGCCGGATCAGCGCCACCCGCACGCCCGTCCCCTCGCAGGCGGCGTCCAGCGCCCGGCCGAGCGAGGAGTCGAGGTGGCTCTCGGTCAGCGCCTTGGCACCCCAGGGGCCGGTCTGCTCCACCAGCAGCCAGGTGCTCGCGGTCGCCGCGGTGGCGGCCAGCGGCTCCGACAGTTCCAGCGACCTCGTCGCACAGGTGCTCACTCAGCTGAGCCTACCTTTGCCGGGGGGTGGCGACCCCGCAGGCGCCGCGGCCCGCGGCCCCCGCCGGGCCGCCCGCGCGGGCGCCGCGAAACGCCGGGAGGGGGCGCCGACCGGCACCCCCTCCCGTCCCCACCGCGAACCGTTACGCGGGCCCGGCCACCGCCGCGATCGGCGTGGTCACCGGCACACCCGAACCGTCCCGGCGCGGGTCGCGCTCCGGCAGCTCCACCGGCGCGCCCTTGTCCGTCGCCGCCCGGGCCGGCGCCGCGCCCGCCCAGGCGAACGCCAGCGCGTCCTCACCGCGCAGGAAGCGCTGGCAGCGCACCCCGCCGGTGGCCCGGCCCTTGCGCGGGTACTGCTCGAACGGCGTGACCTTCCAGCTGCTCTGCGCCTCGCCCGTCAGCGTCCCCGACGCACCCGCGACCGAGACCACCACCGCGTCCACCGCCGGATCGACCGCCGTGAACGACAGCACCCGCGCCCCGTCCGTCAGCTTCACGCCGGCCATGCCGCCGGCCGGCCGGCCCTGCGGGCGCACCTGCCCCGCCGGGTAGCGCAGCAGCTGGGCGTCCGAGGTGATGAAGACCAGGTCCTCCTCGCCCGTCCGCAGCTCCACCGCGCCGACCAGCTCGTCACCGTCCTTGAGGGCGATCACCTCGAACTCGTCCTTGTTCGCCGGCCACTCCGGCACCACCCGCTTCACCACGCCCTGCACCGTGCCCAGCGCCAGACCCGGCGAGGACTCGTCCAGCGTGGTCAGCGCGATCGCCCGCTCCCCGGCATCCAGCCGCAGGAACTCCGACACCTGCGCCCCGCCCGCCAGCGTCGGCGAAGGCGTCGGCGGCAGCCCCGGCAGATCGATCACCGGCAGGCGCAGCACCCGGCCCGCCGAGGTCACCACCCCGACGTCGGCCCGCGCCGTCGCCGGCACCGCCGAGACGATCACGTCGTGCCGGCCCCGCGACTCCGCGAGCTCCAGCGGCTCCCCGTCCGCGGTCCGGGCCAGCAGCCCGGTCGACGACAGCAGCACCCGGCACGGGTCGTCCGCCACCTCCAGCGGCACCGACAGCGCCGCCGTCGGCACCGAGCCGGCCTCCAGCAGCACCGTCCGCCGCTCGGTGCCGAACTGCTTCGACACCGCGCCCAGCTCCGCCGACACCACGCTGCGCAGCTTGCTGTCCGACTCCAGGATCCCGGTCAGCTCCGCGATCTCCGCGTTCAGCTTCTCCTGCTCCGTCTCCAGCTCCACCCGGTCGAACCGGGTCAGCCGCCGCAGCGGGGTGTCCAGGATGTACGAGGTCTGCGTCTCCGACAGCGAGAAGCGCTCGATCAGCCGCTCCTTGGCCTGCGTCGCGTTGTCGCTCGACCGGATGATCGCGATGACCTCGTCGATGTCCAGCAGCGCCACCAGCAGGCCCTCGACCAGGTGCAGCCGCTCCTGGCGCTTGCGCCGCCGGAAGTCGCTGCGCCGCCGGACCACCTCGAAGCGGTGGTCGACGTAGACCTCCAGCAGCTCCTTCAGACCCAGCGTCAACGGCTGGCCGTCCACCAGGGCCACGTTGTTGATGCCGAAGGTCTCCTCCATCGGCGTCAGCTTGTAGAGCTGCTCCAGCAACGCCTCCGGCACGAAGCCGTTCTTCACCTCGATCACCAGCCGCAGCCCGTGCTCGCGGTCGGTCAGGTCCTTGACGTCCGCGATGCCCTGCAGCTTCTTCGCGTTGACCAGGTCCTTGATCTTCGCGATCACCTTCTCCGGCCCCACCGTGTACGGCAGCTCCGTCACCACGATGCCCTTGCGGCGCGCGGTGACGTTCTCCACCGTGGTGGTGGCCCGGATCTTGAAGGTGCCGCGGCCGCTCTCGTAGGCGTCCCGGATCCCCGACAGGCCGACGATCCGCCCGCCCGTCGGCAGGTCCGGGCCCGGCACGAAACGCATCAGGGTGTCGAGGTCCGCCGTCGGATGCTTGATCAGATGCCGGGCCGCCGCCACCACCTCGGCCAGGTTGTGCGGCGGCATGTTCGTCGCCATCCCGACCGCGATCCCCGAGGTGCCGTTCACCAGCAGGTTCGGGAACGCCGCCGGCAGCACCGACGGCTCCTGCTCGCTGCCGTCGTAGTTCGGCCCGAAGTCGACGGTGTCCTCGTGGATCGACTCCACCAGCGCCATCGAGGCAGCCGTCAGCCGCGACTCGGTGTACCGCATCGCGGCCGGCGGGTCGTCGTTGCCCAGCGAACCGAAGTTCCCGTGCCCGTCGATCAGCGGCAGCCGCATCGAGAACGGCTGCGCCATCCGCACGACCGAGTCGTAGATGGACGCGTCACCGTGCGGGTGCAGCCGGCCCATCACCTCGCCCACCACACGGGCGCACTTCACGTGCGCGCGGTCCGGACGCAGGCCCATCTCGTTGGCCTGGTAGAGGATCCGGCGGTGCACCGGCTTCAGACCGTCCCGCGCGTCCGGCAGCGCACGCGAGTAGATCACCGAGTAGGCGTACTCCAGGAAGGAGCCCTGCATCTCGTCCACGACATCGACGTCGAGGATCCGCTCCTCGAAATCTCCGGGCGGCGGGGTAGGCGAACTGCGGCGGGCCATCGCGGCGGGGCTCCCTTGCGTCTGTCGGCTTCGTCTGCCGCCCCGGACCGTGGGTCCGGACGGCGCTGCGCTCTTGGACTTCTCTGTGTTCTCGACGGACTGCGTCCGTACTCCGGCGTTCGGCGGACTGCGTCCGTACTGCGGGGGACCGCTCCGCGCCCGCGGACCCTTCGGTGCTCCGGGCGACTGTCGGCCAGTCGTTCAGCGCCCCCATTGTGAACCCTACGGCCGACAGACCCCGCCAAGGGCCGCCCCCCACCCACCGGCGCGCGACCCGGCCGGCGCTTCCGCCCGTGGCGAACGCCCCGTCCGCGCGGACACATCCACGGCCTCCACGCGTTGCACCACAATGGGGATCACTCAACGAACCCCCGACCCTCGACGACGGGAAGGACCCGAGCGCATGGCCAACCCGGCCCCCGCAGCCGCCTCCACCGGAGGCAGTGGCGCTGCCATCGCCATCACCGAACACCGCCTGGCCAACGGCCTGCGCGTGGTGCTCTCCGAGGACCACCTCACCCCGGTGGCCGCCGTCTGCCTCTGGTACGACGTCGGCTCCCGCCACGAGGTCAAGGGCCGTACGGGTCTCGCCCACCTCTTCGAGCACCTGATGTTCCAGGGCTCCGCCAACGTCTCCAACAACGGGCACTTCGAGCTCGTCCAGGGCGCCGGCGGCTCGCTCAACGGCACCACCAGTTTCGAACGCACCAACTACTTCGAGACCATGCCGACCCACCAGCTCGAACTCGCCCTCTGGCTGGAGGCCGACCGGATGGGCTCGCTGCTCTCCGCGCTCGACGACACCTCGATGGAGAACCAGCGCGACGTCGTCAAGAACGAGCGCCGCCAGCGCTACGACAACGTGCCCTACGGCACCGCGTTCGAGAAGCTCACCGCGCTGTCCTTCCCCGACGGCCACCCCTACCACCACACCCCCATCGGCTCGATGGCCGACCTGGACGCCGCCACGCTGGAGGACGCCCGCGCGTTCTTCCGCACCTACTACGCGCCCAACAACGCCGTCCTGTCCGTCGTCGGCGACATCGACCCCGAGCGGACCATCGCCTGGATCGAGAAGTACTTCGGCACCATCCCCGCCCACGACGGCAAGCAGCCGCCGCGCGACGGCAGCCTCCCCGACACGATCGGCGCCGAGACCCGCGAACTCGTCGAGGAGGACGTCCCCTCCCGCGCCCTGATGGCCGCCTACCGCCTCCCGCACGACGGCACCCGCGAGGCCGACGCCGCCGACCTCGCCCTCACCATCCTCGGCAGCGGCGAGTCCAGCCGGCTCTACAACCGGCTCGTCCGCCGCGACCGCACCGCCGTCGTCGCCGGCTTCGGCCTGCTCCGCCTGGCCGGCGCCCCCTCGCTCGGCTGGCTCGACGTGAAGACCTCCGGCGAGGCGACCGTCGCCCAGATCGAGAGCGCCGTCGACGAGGAGCTCGCCCGCTTCGCCGCCGAGGGCCCCACCGCCGAGGAACTGGAGCGCGCCCAGGCCCAGATCGAGCGCGAGTGGCTGGACCGCCTCACCACCGTCGCCGGCCGCGCCGACGAACTCTGCCGCTAC
Protein-coding regions in this window:
- a CDS encoding ABC transporter ATP-binding protein; the protein is MSEQGKPVTGGGTSTPERPAGPSAAVPAIELTNATKRFRTPSGALHTAVRDLDLTVAQGEFVAVVGPTGCGKSTTLTLVSGLEEPTEGEVRVQGRPVAGISDQVGFVFQQDAVFPWRTVLSNVMAGPRFRGVPVAEARERARDWLARVGLAAFEDRYPHQLSGGMRKRVALAQTFVNDPKILLMDEPFSALDVQTRALMSDQLLDLWAGTGSSVVFVTHDLDEAIALADRVVVMTAGPATVKEVFTVDLPRPRTVEAVRLEPRFIEIYREIWASLGEEVRITRERGAGNAA
- a CDS encoding ABC transporter permease, with protein sequence MPLDSTLDTGAPAAPAPAPPATRTEARERAARHRRFTVLGARVLVLALFLGLWEVCARTEVVDPFNFSQPSRIWSQIWQWITHGTAQGSLGEQIAYTLYEALTGWVIGVVGGVLLGIALGRIRFLADVLGPYIKVLNAIPRIVLAPIFLIWFGLGPASKVASAVVLVFFPVFFNAFQGAREVDRNLVANARILGADNRRVTLQVVIPAATTWIFTSLHVSFGFALIGAIVGEYIGATKGLGLLVAAAQGTFNAAGVYAAMTILAVVALLTEGVLTFAEKRLFRWKPADAGDGR
- a CDS encoding ABC transporter substrate-binding protein, with translation MRRTAVAAVAAVLLASLTACANDAASTSHSGAAPAGQSVDGPKVKIMVGGLDKVIYLPAMLTQRLGYFAEAGVNVELMSEPAGVNATTALLAGDVQGAVGFYDHTIDLQAKGKSVESVVQFSQAPGEVEVVSSKQADAVKSGADFKGKKLGVTSLGSSTDFLTKYLAVKNGVPVSEFSPIAVGAGQTFIAALQQGSIDAGMTTDPTVANILAKDLGKVLYDMRTPEGSRAALGGLYPSSSLYMNTDWVEKNKDTTQKLANAFVKTLKWMSTHSPEEIAAKMPADYGQGGADQYAAAIKATLPMFTTDGVMPAGGPKTVLAVLAAFHPDVQGKESSIDLAKTYTTEFVSKAAAG
- a CDS encoding sucrase ferredoxin, producing MSTCATRSLELSEPLAATAATASTWLLVEQTGPWGAKALTESHLDSSLGRALDAACEGTGVRVALIRRPGRHADCLPDARREVVVAHTVPGRSWVRRTSLADPAELLALDFGGLGTGDHRGFGTEHVGGPLALVCTNGRRDRCCALLGRPLAADLAAAGHSEVWEVTHLGGHRFSPTMLVLPYGYAYGRLTAESAKEVLAATAAGHMVPEWSRGCSGWDRPGQAAEHAVRELTGETRVDVLTLAQRPAGEGRWLVGVRHADGRGWEAEVTQGASEPPRPESCGKAAARPARMDVTALREL
- a CDS encoding DNA gyrase/topoisomerase IV subunit A, whose amino-acid sequence is MARRSSPTPPPGDFEERILDVDVVDEMQGSFLEYAYSVIYSRALPDARDGLKPVHRRILYQANEMGLRPDRAHVKCARVVGEVMGRLHPHGDASIYDSVVRMAQPFSMRLPLIDGHGNFGSLGNDDPPAAMRYTESRLTAASMALVESIHEDTVDFGPNYDGSEQEPSVLPAAFPNLLVNGTSGIAVGMATNMPPHNLAEVVAAARHLIKHPTADLDTLMRFVPGPDLPTGGRIVGLSGIRDAYESGRGTFKIRATTTVENVTARRKGIVVTELPYTVGPEKVIAKIKDLVNAKKLQGIADVKDLTDREHGLRLVIEVKNGFVPEALLEQLYKLTPMEETFGINNVALVDGQPLTLGLKELLEVYVDHRFEVVRRRSDFRRRKRQERLHLVEGLLVALLDIDEVIAIIRSSDNATQAKERLIERFSLSETQTSYILDTPLRRLTRFDRVELETEQEKLNAEIAELTGILESDSKLRSVVSAELGAVSKQFGTERRTVLLEAGSVPTAALSVPLEVADDPCRVLLSSTGLLARTADGEPLELAESRGRHDVIVSAVPATARADVGVVTSAGRVLRLPVIDLPGLPPTPSPTLAGGAQVSEFLRLDAGERAIALTTLDESSPGLALGTVQGVVKRVVPEWPANKDEFEVIALKDGDELVGAVELRTGEEDLVFITSDAQLLRYPAGQVRPQGRPAGGMAGVKLTDGARVLSFTAVDPAVDAVVVSVAGASGTLTGEAQSSWKVTPFEQYPRKGRATGGVRCQRFLRGEDALAFAWAGAAPARAATDKGAPVELPERDPRRDGSGVPVTTPIAAVAGPA
- a CDS encoding M16 family metallopeptidase: MANPAPAAASTGGSGAAIAITEHRLANGLRVVLSEDHLTPVAAVCLWYDVGSRHEVKGRTGLAHLFEHLMFQGSANVSNNGHFELVQGAGGSLNGTTSFERTNYFETMPTHQLELALWLEADRMGSLLSALDDTSMENQRDVVKNERRQRYDNVPYGTAFEKLTALSFPDGHPYHHTPIGSMADLDAATLEDARAFFRTYYAPNNAVLSVVGDIDPERTIAWIEKYFGTIPAHDGKQPPRDGSLPDTIGAETRELVEEDVPSRALMAAYRLPHDGTREADAADLALTILGSGESSRLYNRLVRRDRTAVVAGFGLLRLAGAPSLGWLDVKTSGEATVAQIESAVDEELARFAAEGPTAEELERAQAQIEREWLDRLTTVAGRADELCRYAVLFGDPKLLNDALPKVLDITAEEVKAIAQARLRPDNRAVLVYEPTDDTDDTAAADDTEEETAA